A genomic segment from Paenibacillus sp. FSL K6-1096 encodes:
- a CDS encoding sensor histidine kinase, which translates to MMRSLSLYRKYFKDNIFLRFTLIVSCIFIATIIAFSYLVLLLISDSAVQRQMDIQRKSMESISNYVESKYQSVQDMLRDVYRDASLASNTTFLLENPLSDYIEHRLDRYLMGEQSTSNAIQYFQNKIDDDPDIRGLILYSANQQVMYYYDNRRQFERISTNAAHSFVPDSMVLGEESVVSVPNIWVLKSIGMQAAPMFSVKIPINNKSSLLNIGQLLVYFDSDAIWQAMNNYKEDFKGDILVLSAQNEVIFDSSGKGYGRKLSKLQGMNAGEEVTVDGMVVTSQTQSQAGYTVVSMISKKELAETYSSAQSTILSIALVCILFAVLLPAMFISNFAKRTHRIIRFTRKVKNGDLNIRIVDGKEDELGQIAKSFNSMLDELNQYIDQVYKAEIKQKHTEIATLEARVNPHFLYNTLEVIRMRAISSGAKDVGEMIYSLSMLFKSYVRPKLKYTFKDELEACRLYLELFRIRYKDRFSYVIECNPELEELPVLKMSLQPVIENYVLHGMRTGQSDNVIRIVITPEPEHIRAVITDNGKGIAEERLAGLREALEDHGEVSGSESFGLRSIHERLRLMYGKPYGVLLDSEEGAGTEVTIIFPYPLKEENADV; encoded by the coding sequence ATGATGCGAAGCCTTTCGCTGTACCGCAAATATTTTAAGGATAATATATTCCTGCGCTTCACACTGATCGTGTCCTGTATCTTCATTGCAACGATTATTGCCTTCTCTTATCTGGTGCTGCTGTTGATCTCGGATTCGGCGGTGCAGCGCCAGATGGACATCCAGCGCAAGAGTATGGAGAGCATCAGCAATTATGTGGAGAGCAAATATCAATCCGTCCAGGATATGCTCCGCGATGTCTACAGGGACGCAAGTCTGGCGAGCAATACGACCTTTCTGCTGGAGAATCCCTTAAGCGATTATATCGAGCACCGGCTGGACCGCTATCTGATGGGAGAACAGTCTACCTCGAACGCCATTCAATATTTCCAGAACAAGATTGACGATGATCCCGATATCCGCGGCCTGATTCTGTACAGCGCCAACCAGCAGGTGATGTATTATTACGACAACCGCAGGCAATTCGAGCGGATCTCCACCAATGCGGCCCATTCCTTCGTTCCCGATTCGATGGTGCTGGGGGAAGAGAGTGTCGTCTCGGTTCCGAATATCTGGGTGCTGAAGAGTATCGGCATGCAGGCAGCCCCCATGTTCTCTGTGAAAATACCGATCAACAACAAGTCCTCGCTGCTCAATATCGGCCAGCTGCTGGTCTACTTCGATTCCGATGCGATCTGGCAGGCGATGAATAATTATAAGGAGGATTTCAAAGGTGACATCCTTGTGCTCTCGGCCCAGAATGAAGTGATCTTCGATTCCTCTGGGAAGGGGTACGGCCGGAAGCTGTCGAAGCTGCAAGGAATGAACGCCGGCGAGGAGGTTACCGTGGATGGAATGGTGGTTACCAGCCAGACCCAGAGCCAGGCCGGGTATACGGTAGTCAGTATGATCTCCAAAAAGGAGCTGGCCGAGACCTACAGCAGTGCACAGAGCACCATTCTATCCATCGCCCTCGTCTGTATTCTGTTCGCTGTGCTGCTGCCCGCAATGTTCATTTCTAATTTTGCCAAACGGACCCACCGCATTATCCGCTTCACCCGCAAAGTCAAGAACGGAGATCTGAATATCCGGATTGTGGACGGCAAGGAAGATGAATTAGGCCAGATTGCCAAAAGCTTCAACAGTATGTTAGATGAACTGAACCAGTACATTGACCAGGTCTATAAGGCAGAAATCAAGCAGAAGCATACGGAGATCGCTACGCTGGAGGCCAGGGTGAATCCGCATTTTCTGTATAATACATTGGAAGTTATCCGGATGCGGGCGATATCGAGCGGCGCGAAGGATGTGGGTGAGATGATCTACAGCCTGTCGATGCTGTTCAAGTCGTACGTCCGTCCGAAGCTGAAATATACGTTCAAGGATGAGCTGGAGGCCTGCCGCCTGTACCTGGAATTATTCCGCATCCGGTACAAGGACAGGTTCTCCTATGTTATTGAATGCAATCCGGAGCTGGAGGAGCTTCCTGTGCTCAAAATGTCGCTGCAGCCGGTCATCGAGAACTATGTGCTGCATGGTATGCGGACCGGACAGTCGGATAATGTGATCCGTATTGTGATTACACCGGAGCCGGAGCATATCCGGGCGGTCATAACAGATAACGGCAAGGGAATTGCTGAAGAGCGGCTGGCCGGGCTGCGCGAGGCGCTGGAGGATCACGGCGAAGTGTCCGGATCTGAGTCCTTCGGGCTGCGCAGCATTCATGAGCGGCTGAGGCTGATGTACGGCAAGCCCTACGGGGTACTGCTGGACAGTGAGGAAGGGGCGGGAACAGAGGTTACGATTATTTTTCCATACCCGCTGAAGGAGGAGAATGCAGATGTATAA
- a CDS encoding glycoside hydrolase family 43 protein, translating into MNQQQPPKPHQPLVTHIFTADPSAHVYEGKIYIYPSHDLDHDEPSNDNGDQYKMEDYHVLSMDNFDSPVVDHGEALHLRDIPWASKQLWAPDAAYKNNTYYLFFPARDHDGIFRLGVATSESPAGPFTPQPNYIEGSFSIDPAVLVDDDNQAYIYFGGLWGGQLEKWQTGSFVADAEGPAPDQPALGPQVALLSDDMLSFQGKPAEISIVDEDGNPILAGDEDRRYFEGPWMHKYNGDYYLSYSTGTTHKLVYAVGKNPMGPFTYKGEILSPVIGWTTHHSIVQVEDKWYLFYHDSSLSEGVNHKRCVKYSELKYNEDGTIQKINPYPDAE; encoded by the coding sequence ATGAACCAACAACAACCACCTAAGCCCCACCAGCCGCTCGTAACCCACATCTTCACTGCGGACCCGTCCGCCCATGTCTATGAGGGCAAAATCTACATTTATCCTTCCCATGACCTCGATCATGATGAGCCGAGCAATGATAACGGCGACCAGTACAAGATGGAAGACTATCATGTCCTCTCGATGGACAACTTCGATTCCCCGGTGGTCGATCACGGCGAAGCGCTCCATCTGAGAGATATTCCGTGGGCCTCCAAGCAGCTCTGGGCACCGGATGCCGCTTATAAGAACAACACTTATTATCTGTTCTTCCCGGCCCGCGACCATGACGGCATCTTCCGCCTGGGTGTGGCCACCTCGGAGTCTCCGGCAGGCCCGTTCACGCCGCAGCCGAATTATATTGAAGGCAGCTTCAGTATTGACCCGGCCGTACTGGTGGATGACGACAACCAGGCATATATCTACTTCGGCGGACTCTGGGGCGGTCAGTTGGAGAAATGGCAGACTGGCAGCTTCGTAGCGGATGCGGAAGGACCGGCTCCCGACCAGCCTGCACTTGGACCGCAGGTTGCACTGCTAAGCGACGATATGCTGTCCTTCCAGGGCAAGCCTGCCGAGATCTCGATTGTCGATGAAGACGGTAACCCGATTCTGGCCGGGGACGAGGACCGCAGATATTTTGAAGGCCCATGGATGCATAAATATAACGGTGATTACTACCTGTCCTACTCAACAGGAACCACGCATAAGCTTGTGTATGCGGTCGGCAAGAACCCGATGGGACCGTTCACGTACAAGGGCGAGATCCTGTCCCCGGTTATCGGCTGGACAACCCATCACTCGATCGTGCAGGTTGAAGACAAATGGTATCTGTTCTATCACGACAGTTCCCTGTCGGAAGGCGTCAACCACAAGCGTTGTGTGAAGTACTCCGAGCTGAAATACAACGAGGACGGCACGATCCAGAAGATCAATCCTTATCCGGATGCGGAGTAG
- a CDS encoding glycoside hydrolase family 43 protein produces the protein MHSMNYRNPIIAGYYPDPSVVRAGEDYYLINSSFEYFPGVPIFHSKDLIHWTPLGHVLNRPSQLDLRTTKSSSGIYAATIRYHAGRFYMITTDVRGIGNFYVTADKPEGPWSDPILLPHGGIDPSLFFDDDGRAYVTVQNGAGYESHIIQYEIDPVSGEVLSEPVNIWSGDDGPWVEGPHLYKIKGVYYLMTASGGTAGDHREIIARSSSPYGPFEDKPEPILTHRGLKDHPVQCLGHADLVEDTSGQWWAVFLAMRPVEGRYSPLGRETFLAPVTWTEDGWPMIDNNEGTVIAADESSLDSQVVRFTPENGFGPEWAFLRAYEAERYSWTERDGSLTVRGNAYTLDDEAPAVFACLRQQHHRMETGVSLDFSQVTEGEYAGLAARLNNRGYLFWGLALRSGRRVMELAVKNGEDRQVHQYEVSAQGPVQLRLRCDGHHYLCSYSADGVSWHEVPETVHVSVLSPEVNGGFTGVCLGLHASGNGTENASPAYYEGFYYSNTKGDAL, from the coding sequence ATGCATTCCATGAATTACCGTAATCCCATAATCGCCGGATATTATCCTGACCCCAGCGTGGTCCGTGCCGGTGAAGATTATTATCTGATTAACAGCTCGTTTGAATATTTCCCGGGTGTGCCGATCTTTCACAGTAAGGATCTGATCCATTGGACTCCGCTCGGGCATGTGCTGAACCGGCCGTCCCAGCTGGATCTGCGGACCACGAAGAGCTCGTCGGGCATCTACGCGGCGACGATCCGCTATCATGCCGGGCGCTTCTACATGATTACTACGGATGTTAGGGGCATTGGCAACTTCTATGTGACTGCGGACAAGCCCGAGGGTCCCTGGTCTGATCCTATTCTGCTCCCGCACGGAGGCATTGACCCTTCCCTGTTCTTCGATGATGACGGGCGCGCCTATGTGACGGTGCAGAACGGGGCAGGCTATGAATCGCATATCATCCAGTATGAGATTGACCCGGTGTCCGGGGAAGTGTTGTCAGAGCCGGTTAACATCTGGAGCGGGGATGACGGCCCGTGGGTCGAAGGCCCGCATCTGTACAAGATCAAGGGCGTCTACTACCTGATGACCGCCTCCGGCGGCACGGCCGGTGATCACCGCGAGATTATTGCCCGCAGCAGCAGCCCTTACGGCCCGTTCGAGGACAAGCCGGAGCCGATCCTGACCCACCGGGGGCTGAAGGACCACCCGGTTCAATGCCTTGGACATGCCGATCTGGTGGAGGATACGTCCGGGCAGTGGTGGGCGGTCTTCCTGGCCATGCGCCCGGTCGAAGGCCGTTATTCCCCGCTGGGGCGGGAGACCTTCCTGGCCCCGGTCACCTGGACGGAGGACGGCTGGCCGATGATTGACAACAATGAAGGCACCGTTATAGCCGCCGATGAATCCAGCCTGGACAGCCAGGTGGTACGGTTTACGCCAGAGAACGGCTTCGGGCCGGAGTGGGCATTCCTCCGCGCTTATGAGGCGGAGCGCTATTCCTGGACGGAGCGGGACGGCAGCCTGACCGTGCGCGGGAATGCCTACACGCTGGACGATGAGGCGCCTGCCGTGTTCGCGTGCCTCCGCCAGCAGCATCACCGGATGGAGACGGGTGTCAGCCTTGACTTCTCGCAGGTGACCGAAGGCGAGTATGCGGGACTGGCCGCGCGGCTGAACAACCGGGGCTATCTCTTCTGGGGACTGGCCTTGCGCAGCGGCCGCCGGGTGATGGAGCTTGCCGTCAAGAACGGGGAAGACCGGCAGGTTCACCAGTATGAGGTGAGCGCTCAAGGACCCGTTCAGCTTCGTCTCCGCTGCGATGGCCATCATTACCTCTGCTCCTACTCGGCAGATGGGGTGTCCTGGCATGAGGTCCCGGAGACGGTTCATGTATCCGTCCTGTCCCCGGAGGTCAACGGCGGCTTCACCGGTGTCTGCCTGGGGCTGCACGCCTCGGGCAACGGTACAGAGAATGCCAGCCCTGCTTATTATGAAGGATTTTATTATTCCAATACCAAAGGAGATGCCTTATGA
- a CDS encoding S-layer homology domain-containing protein, whose amino-acid sequence MKRNKLLAMLIIPTMLLSMFPAAPNSAYADTADWGARAAYGGEGGTELFLGGKYIELGISNWGDFGTVGNKPANFRGTDRRNSLGMSADHDGYGQGKDLPVDYYLPGSPEERFVVGYQSGGNTYAKTNAAVRGSKEMPTTVVNTSRTGDGLLSAVVTSTWADTMEIKQVISFKEDQKFYRNDVTITNLTDKNWDGARYMRSMDPDNTVDQGGEFETSNMVTHTIEEDGAAVVRANTIGDEDPLYKAFNSRAPIFFYSSNPRAKASVFGFTNTDPYEKAAYDTPAAKNFEVIDDTGITITWDSGALAPLESKNFTYYTSLDERDFSEVISEIELDEGGSTELTEAQANDGTVTGNQKVKIVGATLADPIDPSHIRVNNLPAGLDFDVTRLSDTELNFTLTGAAVNHGKDATTNNLSVTVDKENLIGTSSGLTTKTFSVTFRDPAVLSLNKGIVSEAVYGAGEITETLGVTLTGGKFAAPINPGDVQVHGLPAGLGATVTRISDTELELTFTGAATVTSDVYGAYVTVASGKLTGAPADLSSNTFKLDFMEKEPYLTVKSPLLYESELNDGSVEGALVLELKNGSFDEAVTDAIEAIHWPPGLTPGKITVDSPNQITIAIAGRAASHKSADSVDRAEVTVAGIPSGTFAILFRSPPAAITVSPDVIHDAGDGTAAEKLTVTLRNGVFTEEVTGGINVNNLPEGLDYKVVRISDTVLEIQITGEATGKLEASAFASVTVDPSVIVDGTKPVTSNNFDLQLPGSNSLLNRDAAAITWDTIRQENVTQESVLSALHLPVEGEGGSTITWTSSNEEVIAADGTVTRPVFAEGDQEITLTAVLKNGDLEQTKNFVLVVKKQAGTDKQSVTEDTYLLTWNTIRKENIDQASVTSDVYLPVTGENGSTITWTSSDEGVITPDGKLHAPAYLDGDRTVTLTAVITKGDVTETKEFVVTVVKHPLTDEESVKESLEALTWDMIRAGNETPEQVKTKLDLITQGRYDSTITWTSTEPSVLGTDGMVNRPVAGAGDRKVTLTATISKGSVTVTKEFTVTVKETREGLDAQLDEAAELLAIGYQGQDSAKSVTQAITLISKGFYDSDVVWTSHRSDIVSSTGEVQRPLKDTVVRLTARVAKEGFFREKEFYITVKGTSPVNLPQDELNIQVTYAPGDSEESVTRNLFLPKTGETGSVLTWTSSNPDVLTNTGRVKRPGPDEEDVTVELTVKLADPDRPGETLVKTFTLVIKKLSDQEAAEDAARSTGISTAATFAPGDTWESVTEAFVLLQTGKHDTKITWTSSEASVIAVRQNADEAKGNITLPAKDTNVILTATFTRGGKSAVKNYLLIVKAQGVTKDGAVRQPTSRQAGLSTPNDGNPLQQGVTILRTNLSNGTKIDTIVMDENEVYSLAEGMNPNDPDAANRKVTITHVDDAASEADEIAVEIPSGAVSVLAGRNASLDIITALGSVHLDAASLGQLEATATDLYFRIVPVKNTLEQLNVQSNVILNGVSKLSLTSDKTLQTLGAPRKIETNYSKISTRVLLPLSEIAADIPLQSSGARDAFLDSLRVYVEHSDGEIAVYTPAIVYNSSGEPVALEIPINKFSTFQIVRIADKSPEPAPATTPKPAATPAPQAGVPAGRVELTAGNLKDLQNKGGEIVVESDLGTARLAAAGINLAEISKQFGLANVNTDDIVIYAELAASAQGNLEGFKLAAGKQNVQAGGILANFSIKAEYQGQTVTVNNHGWVKYTLPVSADMKITTGVLYREGKIYHQPTYVTVKDGRYYATINSLENGDFGLIWNPLEFADVAKHWSKPDVNDMGSRLVVSGTKADVFEPQRAITRAEFTAMLARALGIVTHEEQPVKFSDVSAGGWYGLELQVAVENGLITGYPDGTFRPGNNISRQEAMAIVSRAMSITALKSSRSEEQAQQLLKSYADSASVAGWAVANVKQNLAAGIIQGRDEKRLAPNENITRAEASAAIRRLLIQSNLINP is encoded by the coding sequence ATGAAGCGCAACAAGCTGTTGGCGATGTTAATCATTCCTACTATGCTGTTGTCTATGTTCCCTGCAGCTCCTAATTCCGCGTATGCAGATACAGCGGATTGGGGAGCGAGAGCCGCATATGGCGGGGAAGGCGGAACAGAGCTTTTCCTGGGAGGCAAATACATAGAGCTGGGAATCAGCAACTGGGGAGATTTCGGGACAGTAGGGAATAAACCCGCTAATTTCCGTGGAACGGATAGAAGAAATAGTCTGGGTATGAGTGCAGATCATGACGGTTATGGACAAGGTAAAGACCTGCCTGTCGATTATTATTTGCCGGGGTCACCAGAAGAGCGTTTCGTCGTGGGTTATCAGTCAGGCGGGAATACATATGCGAAGACGAATGCCGCTGTGAGAGGTTCCAAAGAAATGCCTACTACTGTAGTAAATACTTCCCGGACGGGGGACGGACTGCTAAGTGCTGTTGTAACCTCCACCTGGGCTGACACGATGGAGATCAAGCAGGTGATCAGCTTCAAGGAAGACCAGAAATTCTACCGTAATGATGTAACGATCACCAATCTGACGGACAAGAACTGGGACGGGGCACGGTATATGCGTTCCATGGACCCGGATAATACAGTCGATCAGGGTGGCGAATTTGAAACCTCTAATATGGTGACACACACCATCGAAGAAGATGGTGCAGCCGTAGTGAGAGCCAATACGATCGGGGATGAAGATCCGCTCTATAAGGCATTTAATTCAAGAGCACCGATCTTCTTCTATTCCAGCAATCCGCGGGCGAAGGCTTCTGTCTTCGGGTTCACCAATACAGACCCTTATGAAAAAGCCGCTTATGATACTCCGGCTGCCAAGAACTTCGAAGTAATAGACGACACGGGGATCACCATCACTTGGGATTCCGGTGCGCTGGCTCCGCTGGAGAGCAAGAATTTCACGTATTACACGAGTCTGGACGAGAGAGATTTCAGCGAAGTCATTTCGGAGATTGAACTGGATGAAGGCGGCAGCACCGAGCTGACGGAAGCCCAGGCTAACGACGGTACAGTTACCGGCAACCAGAAGGTCAAAATTGTCGGGGCCACCCTTGCAGATCCCATTGATCCGAGCCACATCCGTGTGAACAACCTGCCGGCAGGGCTTGACTTCGATGTCACCCGGCTTAGTGATACGGAGCTTAACTTCACACTGACAGGTGCAGCAGTTAACCATGGCAAGGATGCGACCACGAACAATCTGTCTGTTACGGTGGATAAGGAGAATCTGATCGGAACTTCCTCGGGTCTGACAACTAAGACCTTCAGCGTAACGTTCAGGGACCCTGCCGTGCTCAGCCTGAATAAGGGGATTGTATCCGAAGCCGTGTACGGCGCTGGTGAAATCACCGAGACGCTCGGCGTAACGCTTACAGGCGGCAAATTCGCCGCACCGATCAATCCGGGCGATGTGCAGGTGCATGGCCTGCCAGCGGGTCTTGGCGCGACTGTGACCAGAATCTCCGATACCGAGCTGGAGCTGACATTCACCGGTGCCGCTACGGTAACCAGCGATGTCTACGGAGCTTATGTAACGGTGGCTTCCGGCAAGCTGACAGGAGCACCGGCGGATCTCAGCTCGAATACCTTCAAACTCGACTTCATGGAAAAAGAGCCGTATCTGACGGTCAAGTCACCGCTGCTCTATGAGTCTGAGCTGAATGACGGCTCGGTTGAGGGAGCTCTTGTGCTGGAACTGAAGAACGGTTCCTTCGATGAAGCCGTTACCGATGCCATCGAAGCCATCCATTGGCCGCCGGGCCTGACACCGGGCAAGATTACGGTGGACAGCCCGAATCAGATAACAATCGCTATTGCCGGACGGGCAGCCAGCCACAAGTCCGCTGATAGCGTAGACCGGGCAGAGGTTACGGTGGCAGGTATTCCGTCAGGAACCTTCGCCATTCTGTTCCGCTCCCCTCCGGCAGCGATTACAGTGTCACCTGATGTCATTCACGATGCAGGCGATGGAACAGCAGCAGAGAAGCTGACGGTTACCCTGCGTAACGGTGTATTCACCGAAGAGGTTACCGGAGGTATTAACGTCAACAATCTGCCGGAAGGCCTGGACTACAAGGTGGTGCGGATCAGCGACACTGTGCTGGAAATCCAGATTACCGGAGAAGCCACCGGCAAGCTTGAGGCTTCAGCCTTCGCTTCGGTGACCGTAGATCCGTCTGTTATCGTTGACGGGACTAAGCCGGTGACCTCGAATAACTTTGACCTCCAGCTTCCCGGCTCGAACTCCCTGCTGAACCGCGATGCCGCGGCAATCACCTGGGATACGATCCGTCAGGAGAATGTGACGCAGGAGTCGGTTCTGTCCGCGCTGCATCTTCCAGTGGAAGGAGAGGGCGGCAGCACGATTACCTGGACCTCCAGCAACGAAGAGGTCATTGCGGCGGATGGTACCGTAACCCGTCCTGTTTTTGCCGAAGGGGATCAGGAGATTACGCTGACTGCGGTGCTGAAGAACGGAGACCTGGAGCAGACCAAGAACTTCGTATTGGTAGTCAAAAAACAAGCCGGCACCGATAAACAATCGGTAACCGAAGATACTTACCTGCTGACCTGGAATACCATCCGCAAGGAGAATATCGACCAGGCTTCGGTGACTTCAGATGTATACTTGCCGGTGACCGGCGAGAATGGCAGCACAATTACCTGGACCTCGTCCGATGAAGGGGTCATTACACCGGACGGCAAGCTGCATGCACCTGCCTACCTGGATGGAGACCGCACCGTAACCTTGACGGCGGTCATTACCAAGGGGGATGTAACCGAAACGAAAGAATTCGTAGTCACTGTAGTGAAACACCCGCTGACAGACGAAGAATCTGTGAAGGAGAGTCTCGAGGCTCTGACCTGGGACATGATCCGGGCAGGCAATGAGACACCGGAGCAGGTGAAGACCAAGCTGGATCTGATTACACAAGGCCGCTATGACAGTACAATTACCTGGACCTCCACGGAGCCGTCCGTACTGGGAACAGACGGTATGGTGAACCGTCCTGTTGCTGGAGCAGGGGACCGCAAGGTGACTCTTACCGCAACTATTAGCAAAGGCAGTGTCACCGTGACCAAAGAGTTCACTGTAACCGTCAAAGAGACGCGTGAGGGCCTTGACGCCCAGCTTGATGAAGCTGCCGAGCTTCTGGCGATCGGGTATCAGGGACAGGATTCGGCGAAAAGCGTAACGCAAGCCATCACGCTGATCTCGAAGGGCTTCTACGATTCTGATGTTGTCTGGACAAGCCACCGCAGCGATATTGTCAGCAGCACAGGCGAAGTGCAGCGTCCGCTGAAGGATACGGTGGTGCGGCTGACGGCGCGTGTGGCGAAGGAAGGCTTTTTCCGGGAGAAGGAGTTCTATATTACCGTTAAAGGAACCAGTCCGGTCAATCTTCCGCAGGATGAGCTGAATATTCAGGTAACCTATGCTCCAGGCGATTCTGAGGAGTCGGTGACCCGGAATCTGTTCCTGCCGAAGACCGGTGAGACTGGCTCTGTGCTGACCTGGACCTCCAGTAATCCGGATGTACTTACAAATACAGGACGCGTGAAGCGGCCGGGACCGGATGAAGAGGATGTGACGGTAGAGCTTACCGTGAAGCTGGCTGACCCGGATCGTCCGGGTGAGACGCTGGTCAAGACCTTTACCCTTGTGATCAAAAAGCTTAGTGACCAGGAAGCCGCAGAGGATGCGGCAAGAAGCACCGGCATCAGTACAGCGGCCACCTTCGCTCCCGGAGATACGTGGGAGAGTGTGACCGAAGCCTTCGTGCTGCTGCAGACCGGCAAACACGATACGAAGATCACCTGGACCTCCAGTGAAGCTTCGGTCATCGCTGTCCGGCAGAATGCGGATGAGGCGAAGGGCAATATAACCCTTCCGGCGAAGGATACGAATGTCATTCTGACCGCGACCTTCACCCGCGGCGGCAAGAGTGCCGTCAAGAATTATCTGCTGATCGTTAAGGCACAAGGCGTGACTAAGGACGGCGCTGTCCGTCAGCCAACCTCCAGACAGGCTGGCCTGTCTACGCCGAATGACGGCAATCCGCTGCAGCAGGGCGTAACGATTCTTAGAACGAACCTGTCGAACGGCACGAAGATTGACACGATTGTAATGGATGAGAATGAGGTATACAGCCTGGCGGAGGGCATGAATCCGAATGACCCGGATGCGGCCAACCGGAAGGTTACCATTACCCATGTGGACGATGCTGCGTCAGAGGCAGATGAGATCGCAGTGGAGATTCCTTCCGGCGCAGTCTCGGTTCTGGCCGGACGCAACGCTTCACTGGATATTATCACCGCGCTGGGCTCGGTCCATCTGGATGCAGCCAGCCTGGGGCAGCTCGAAGCGACCGCTACAGACCTGTACTTCCGTATTGTACCGGTTAAGAATACACTGGAGCAGCTTAATGTCCAGAGCAATGTGATCCTGAACGGTGTCTCCAAGCTATCACTGACCAGTGACAAGACGCTTCAGACCCTTGGAGCGCCACGGAAGATTGAGACGAACTACAGCAAGATCAGCACCAGGGTACTGCTCCCGCTGTCTGAGATTGCGGCTGACATTCCGCTGCAAAGCTCAGGCGCGCGTGATGCCTTCCTGGACAGCTTGCGGGTATACGTTGAACACAGTGACGGTGAGATTGCTGTCTACACTCCAGCGATTGTGTATAATTCCAGCGGTGAGCCTGTAGCGCTGGAGATTCCGATTAACAAGTTCAGCACCTTCCAGATCGTGCGGATAGCAGACAAGAGTCCTGAGCCTGCACCGGCCACGACACCTAAGCCGGCAGCTACACCGGCTCCGCAAGCTGGCGTTCCGGCAGGCAGAGTAGAGCTTACTGCCGGCAATCTGAAGGACCTGCAGAATAAGGGCGGCGAGATCGTCGTCGAGTCCGATCTGGGTACGGCCAGACTGGCTGCCGCAGGAATCAATCTGGCTGAGATCAGCAAGCAATTCGGACTCGCGAATGTGAATACGGATGACATCGTTATCTATGCTGAACTGGCCGCATCCGCTCAAGGCAATCTTGAAGGCTTCAAGCTTGCGGCCGGCAAGCAGAATGTCCAGGCTGGCGGCATACTTGCGAACTTCTCCATCAAGGCCGAATATCAGGGGCAGACCGTAACAGTAAACAATCACGGCTGGGTGAAATATACGCTGCCGGTATCAGCAGATATGAAGATTACGACTGGCGTGCTGTACCGGGAGGGTAAAATCTATCATCAGCCAACCTATGTAACGGTGAAGGATGGACGTTACTATGCGACGATCAACAGTCTGGAGAACGGTGATTTCGGCCTGATCTGGAATCCGCTCGAATTCGCGGATGTGGCGAAGCACTGGAGCAAGCCGGATGTGAATGACATGGGCTCAAGACTGGTGGTCAGCGGCACGAAGGCAGATGTCTTTGAACCGCAGCGGGCAATCACACGGGCAGAATTCACAGCGATGCTGGCCAGAGCTCTCGGTATTGTCACGCATGAGGAACAGCCGGTTAAGTTCAGCGATGTCTCCGCCGGCGGATGGTACGGGCTGGAGCTTCAGGTTGCGGTGGAGAACGGCCTAATCACCGGATATCCGGACGGAACCTTTAGACCAGGCAACAACATCTCCAGACAGGAAGCGATGGCGATTGTCAGCAGAGCGATGAGCATTACAGCGCTGAAGTCTTCGCGCAGCGAAGAACAGGCTCAGCAGCTGCTGAAGTCCTATGCCGATTCCGCATCGGTAGCGGGCTGGGCGGTTGCTAATGTGAAGCAGAATCTGGCCGCTGGCATTATTCAGGGCAGAGACGAGAAGCGTCTCGCACCGAACGAGAATATTACCCGCGCCGAGGCATCGGCGGCGATCCGCAGATTGCTGATTCAATCGAATCTGATTAATCCGTAA